One segment of Rhinatrema bivittatum chromosome 14, aRhiBiv1.1, whole genome shotgun sequence DNA contains the following:
- the CXCR3 gene encoding C-X-C chemokine receptor type 3, producing MSDFDLHSKMIFNSEDFEPLMENSSYYDYSNDTDNCCLPPCTMYTIQTFEKVFLPIFYTLVFLLGLSGNLLVIAVMLTYKHTLAGTDTFILHLAIADILLVLTLPFWAVQAVSGWIFGDVLCKIIGSVFKINFYSSIFLLVCISFDRYLSIVHAVQMYKKHKIYLVHVSCLAVWSFCFLLSIPDLVLLQVMSEDRYNTTECLHNFSSTTAHYWKAVWRFLFHVVGFLLPLCAMGYCYVMIIRTLLRSQGFQKHKAIKVIVAVVVTFILCWAPYNVVLLTDTLVSLKVLNRTCDLDTQIDIGKSITSSLGYFHCCLNPFLYAFIGIKFRNNFLVLLSQIGCIGREFMKKYLKPQRRNSTWSESGETSYSGI from the coding sequence GACCTGCACTCCAAGATGATTTTCAACTCTGAAGATTTTGAACCATTAATGGAGAACAGTAGTTACTATGACTACTCCAATGATACTGACAATTGCTGCCTTCCTCCCTGCACCATGTACACAATCCAGACTTTTGAAAAAGTCTTCCTTCCAATATTTTACACTTTGGTTTTCTTGCTGGGGTTGTCTGGGAACCTTCTAGTGATAGCTGTCATGCTGACGTACAAGCACACTCTGGCAGGCACGGACACTTTCATTCTGCACCTGGCTATTGCTGACATCCTTCTGGTTCTGAcacttcccttctgggcagtccAGGCTGTATCAGGTTGGATATTTGGTGACGTCCTTTGCAAAATCATTggttcagtcttcaagatcaacTTCTACTCAAGTATATTCCTGCTGGTCTGCATCAGCTTTGATCGCTACCTTTCCATCGTCCATGCTGTGCAGATGTACAAGAAACACAAGATATATTTGGTGCATGTGAGTTGCCTGGCTGTTTGGAGCTTCTGCTTCCTACTGTCTATCCCAGACTTGGTGCTTCTTCAGGTGATGAGTGAAGATCGGTATAATACCACAGAATGTCTGCACAACTTCAGTTCCACCACAGCACACTACTGGAAGGCTGTCTGGCGCTTTTTATTCCATGTGGTAGGCTTTCTCCTGCCTTTGTGTGCTATGGGCTACTGCTATGTTATGATCATCCGCACCTTGCTGAGATCTCAAGGTTTCCAGAAGCACAAAGCCATAAAAGTAATCGTTGCTGTAGTTGTGACTTTCATCTTGTGCTGGGCTCCCTATAATGTGGTCCTTCTGACAGACACACTGGTCTCTCTCAAGGTACTCAACCGAACCTGTGATTTGGATACTCAGATTGATATTGGGAAGTCTATCACCTCCAGCCTGGGTTATTTCCACTGCTGTCTGAACCCCTTTCTTTATGCCTTCATTGGTATCAAATTCAGGAATAACTTCCTGGTGCTTCTCAGTCAAATTGGTTGTATTGGCAGAGAGTTTATGAAGAAATACTTGAAGCCTCAGAGGAGAAACTCCACCTGGTCTGAGTCTGGGGAGACCTCCTATTCGGGGATATAA